The Pleuronectes platessa chromosome 11, fPlePla1.1, whole genome shotgun sequence genome includes a window with the following:
- the LOC128450897 gene encoding E3 ubiquitin-protein ligase TRIM16-like — translation MEQQENQPARQTLSCSICVDLLKDPVTTGCGHSYCKSCIHTHWDKEEERGSYSCPQCRQTFTPRPVLEKNTMLTDLVKELKKICSRHDEVMKMFCRTDQQCICYLCSLEEHKDHDTVSAAAERTERQRELRLRRQTIQQRIQDTEKDVKLLQQEEALNGSADKAVEDSEEIFTEMIRLLEKRSSDVEQQIRSQQETEVSRDRELQERLEQEITELKRKDQELKQLSDTEDHNQFLHNYPSLSPLSGSTHSSSIRIRPLRNFEDVTAAVSQVRGRIQDILSDTETQILQIVSQVDVLLRQPEPETRADFLKYSQEITLDPNTVNKRLLLSDGNREVTFMREEQSYSDHPDRFSFWPQVLTRESLTGPCYWEVEVGGAVGVGVAYKKISRAGDSLECLFGFNDKSWSFYCGRNSHSFSYNNVQTPVSGPVPSRVGVYLDHSAGVLSFYRVSDTMTLLHRVQTTFTQPLYAGVSVYNDGSTAEFCKLK, via the coding sequence ATGGAGCAGCAAGAAAATCAACCGGCCAGACAAACACTCTCCTGTTCGATCTGTgtggatctactgaaggatccggtgactactggctgtggacacagctactgtaagagctgtattcacacccactgggacaaagaggaggagagaggaagctacagctgtcctcagtgtagacagaccttcacaccgaggcctgtcctggagaaaaacaccatgttaaCTGATttagtgaaggagctgaagaagatctgctctcgtcacgacgaggtgatgaagatgttctgccgcactgatcagcagtgtatctgttatctctgctctttggaggaacataaagaccacgacacagtgtcagctgcagcagaaaggactgagaggcagagagagctcaggctgaggagacaaacaatccagcagagaatccaggacacagagaaagacgtgaagctgcttcaacaggaggaggccctcaatggctctgctgataaagcagtggaggacagtgaggagatcttcactgagatgatccgtctgctggagaaaagaagctctgatgtggaacagcagatcagatcccagcaggaaactgaagtgagtcgagacagagagcttcaggagagactggagcaggagatcactgagctgaagaggaaagaccaggaactgaagcagctctcagacacagaggaccacaaccagtttctacacaactacccctcactgtcaccactcagtggatctacacactcatccagcatcaggatccgtcctctgaggaactttgaggacgtgacagcagctgtgtcccaggtcagaggtcgaatacaggacattctgagtgatacagagacacagattttacagattgtgtctcaagtggatgttttactgcgacaaccagagccagagaccagagctgacttcttaaaatattcacaggaaatcacactggatccaaacacagtaaacaaacgtctgttattatctgaTGGAAACAGAGAAGTAACCTTTATGAGAGAAGAACAATCTTATtctgatcacccagacagattcagtTTCTGGCCTCAGGTCCTGactagagagagtctgactggaccttgttactgggaggtggaggtgggaggagCAGTTGGTGTAGGAGTCGCATACAAGAaaatcagcagagcaggagactcacttgaatgtttatttggattcaatgataaatcttggtcattCTATTGTGGTAGAAACAGTCATTCGTTTTCTTACAACAACGTCcagactccagtgtcaggtcctgtgccctccagagtaggagtgtacctggatcacagtgcaggtgttctgtccttctacagagtctctgacaccatgactctcctccacagagtccagaccacattcactcagcctctctatgctggagttagcGTTTATAATGAtggatccacagctgagttctgtaaactcaaatag